From the genome of Scytonema hofmannii PCC 7110, one region includes:
- a CDS encoding transporter substrate-binding domain-containing protein, protein MGNGCNRWKTINRLYPLLSAAIFVLLAFCFVFADGRLSASAAEMPEIQRRGYIKIAVKDNLRPLAFKDARGQLQGLEIDLAKALTVDLLGKEDSVRLQPVTNQDRLSAVLEDKVDIAIARVTATSSRARLVSFSVPYYFDGAVLVTKDNTVQQLSHLTKRKIAVLDRSSTIAAVRYYLPSAELVGVDSYQAAIALVEKDAVAAFAADKSVLSGLVQQYPQYRILPNKLSTEPLSVVMPKGLQYDELRRRVNAAIARYIYSGWLQERIKYWGL, encoded by the coding sequence ATGGGTAACGGATGTAACAGATGGAAGACAATCAATCGGTTATATCCTCTGTTATCTGCTGCCATTTTTGTACTTCTAGCTTTCTGCTTTGTTTTTGCAGATGGACGATTGTCCGCATCTGCTGCAGAAATGCCAGAGATTCAACGAAGAGGCTATATTAAAATTGCTGTCAAAGATAACTTGCGTCCATTGGCATTTAAAGACGCAAGGGGTCAATTGCAGGGTTTGGAAATCGATTTAGCAAAAGCATTGACAGTAGACTTACTGGGTAAAGAAGATTCTGTTCGCCTACAGCCCGTGACAAATCAAGATCGCTTGTCAGCCGTCTTGGAAGATAAAGTTGACATCGCCATTGCTAGAGTCACAGCAACTTCTTCACGTGCTCGTTTGGTCAGTTTTAGCGTTCCTTACTACTTTGATGGCGCTGTACTCGTTACAAAAGATAATACGGTGCAGCAGTTAAGCCATCTGACAAAACGGAAAATAGCTGTTCTCGATCGCTCAAGCACAATTGCCGCAGTACGATATTATCTGCCGAGTGCTGAGTTAGTCGGAGTAGATTCTTATCAGGCAGCAATTGCTCTAGTGGAAAAAGATGCAGTTGCTGCTTTTGCTGCGGATAAGAGCGTTCTCAGTGGTTTAGTTCAACAGTATCCTCAGTATCGAATACTACCAAATAAACTATCCACAGAACCATTGTCCGTGGTGATGCCTAAAGGTTTGCAGTATGATGAATTGCGACGACGGGTGAATGCAGCGATCGCTCGCTACATCTATTCTGGTTGGCTCCAAGAACGCATCAAATACTGGGGCTTGTAA
- a CDS encoding ATP-dependent helicase has translation MPQESNFKEVYAEKPVSSLRETAITRIRNSLRPGQQQMADWRSGPLAISAVPGAGKSTGMAAAAAIAIARQYERSAELRKKSRNQLIVVTFTRSAAANIKAKIREYLRKDLSLPQTGFVVHTLHGLALNIASRYPDLSGLQLENVTLITPNQSHRFIRTAVEQWISNHPGQYSRLLEGTQFDGEETERLRRQSVLRTEVLPDLAMTAIHEAKSSGLLPEDLHKLSNKTADEYGILSIAAGLYEQYQNLMRSRDFIDYDDMILAALRVLENESARKLEQNQVFAVFEDEAQDSSPLQTQLLTILAADPNNPNQPPNLIRVGDPNQAINSTFTPADPIYFRQFCEECSLQERLATMNQAGRSSTIIIEAANFVLQWVNSHSSVNHDQGQITNDHEQITNDKRQLPFRHQIIHPVNPDDPQPNANPERIGKGLEIHTPRDIHHTVELLSDRIVELFSQDPMSASAAILVRENRQGRWLAEALAPICKLYKITLYDVGEQERRSHVPVEILALLQFCDRPHSPDYLKAALEVFVQRRLIETQDLNALATLPEEFLYPGPLAAPQSESVQKAARLCRSLLRARLELPLYHLISFFALALNYDQAELATADKLAERINQQIAGYASMGTMLNALSEIVSSERFEPVETEDSEARYTRRGQLTIITMHKAKGLDWDYVFTPFLHENLIPGRFWVPPQSQFLGDFTLSEVARAQIRATLHDESTLPDVTTAWEQAKHLKTAEEYRLLYVAMTRAKRLLWMSASKKAPFTWSKPENLQDQAPCPVFPALKRQFRDSVISMATIPK, from the coding sequence GTGCCGCAAGAATCTAACTTTAAAGAAGTATATGCTGAAAAGCCTGTGTCTTCCCTACGGGAGACAGCCATAACACGTATTCGTAACAGCCTTCGTCCCGGACAGCAACAAATGGCTGACTGGAGATCGGGTCCATTGGCGATTTCAGCAGTTCCTGGTGCTGGTAAATCAACGGGGATGGCTGCTGCAGCTGCGATCGCTATTGCGCGTCAGTACGAACGTTCTGCGGAATTACGCAAAAAATCTCGCAATCAACTGATTGTTGTGACCTTTACTCGCTCGGCGGCGGCAAATATTAAAGCTAAAATTCGTGAATACTTACGTAAAGATTTATCTCTACCGCAAACAGGCTTTGTTGTACATACACTCCACGGTCTTGCACTCAACATTGCCAGTCGCTATCCAGATTTATCCGGGTTGCAGTTAGAAAATGTCACTTTAATCACTCCAAACCAAAGTCACCGTTTTATCCGTACTGCTGTAGAGCAATGGATTTCTAACCATCCAGGACAGTATTCCCGCTTACTAGAAGGTACGCAATTTGACGGTGAAGAAACAGAAAGACTGCGGCGTCAGTCAGTATTGCGGACAGAAGTGCTACCGGATTTAGCAATGACTGCGATTCATGAGGCAAAAAGTTCTGGTTTGTTACCAGAAGATTTACACAAGTTAAGCAACAAGACAGCAGATGAATATGGAATTTTAAGCATTGCTGCTGGGTTATACGAGCAATATCAAAATTTAATGCGTTCTCGTGACTTTATTGATTACGATGATATGATTTTAGCTGCCTTGCGCGTTTTAGAAAACGAAAGCGCCCGCAAGCTAGAGCAAAATCAAGTTTTTGCAGTTTTTGAAGACGAAGCCCAAGATTCTAGCCCTTTGCAAACGCAACTTTTAACGATTCTTGCAGCTGACCCTAACAATCCCAATCAACCACCAAATCTCATCCGTGTTGGCGATCCTAACCAAGCCATTAACTCGACATTTACCCCAGCCGACCCCATTTATTTTCGGCAATTTTGCGAGGAGTGCAGCTTGCAAGAACGACTCGCAACAATGAATCAAGCTGGTCGCAGTAGCACAATTATTATTGAAGCGGCTAATTTTGTCCTGCAATGGGTGAATAGTCATTCGTCAGTTAATCATGACCAAGGACAAATAACAAATGACCACGAACAAATAACAAATGACAAAAGGCAATTGCCCTTTCGCCATCAAATCATTCATCCAGTCAACCCTGACGATCCCCAACCCAATGCCAATCCAGAACGCATCGGTAAAGGACTAGAAATTCATACTCCTCGCGATATTCATCATACAGTTGAGTTGTTATCCGACAGAATTGTTGAGTTATTTTCTCAAGACCCAATGAGTGCGAGTGCAGCCATTTTAGTGCGGGAAAATCGTCAGGGACGATGGCTCGCAGAAGCGTTGGCTCCTATCTGCAAACTCTACAAAATTACACTTTATGATGTTGGCGAACAGGAACGCCGTTCTCACGTACCAGTAGAAATTCTTGCCCTGCTGCAATTTTGCGATCGCCCTCATTCTCCAGACTACCTGAAAGCAGCACTAGAAGTCTTCGTTCAGAGGCGGCTGATTGAAACACAAGACTTAAATGCTCTTGCAACTTTACCCGAAGAATTTTTGTATCCCGGTCCGTTAGCTGCACCCCAATCAGAATCCGTGCAAAAAGCTGCACGTCTGTGTCGCAGTTTACTTAGAGCGCGTTTAGAGCTGCCTTTGTATCATCTGATTTCCTTTTTCGCTCTAGCACTTAATTATGACCAAGCAGAACTAGCAACGGCTGATAAATTAGCAGAAAGAATTAACCAACAAATCGCCGGTTATGCTTCCATGGGTACGATGCTAAACGCACTGAGTGAAATCGTCAGTTCCGAACGGTTTGAACCTGTGGAAACAGAAGATTCAGAAGCTCGCTACACCCGTCGCGGTCAACTGACAATTATAACCATGCACAAAGCCAAAGGGTTAGATTGGGATTACGTTTTTACCCCTTTTCTGCATGAAAACTTGATTCCAGGAAGATTTTGGGTTCCGCCTCAAAGCCAATTTTTAGGAGACTTTACCCTATCAGAGGTAGCTCGCGCTCAAATTCGTGCGACTCTCCACGATGAATCTACTTTACCTGATGTTACAACGGCTTGGGAGCAAGCCAAACACTTAAAAACTGCTGAGGAGTACCGCTTGCTTTATGTTGCTATGACACGGGCAAAGCGGTTGTTATGGATGTCTGCATCAAAAAAAGCCCCCTTTACCTGGAGTAAACCGGAGAATTTACAAGACCAAGCACCTTGTCCCGTATTTCCAGCATTGAAACGTCAATTTCGCGATAGCGTCATATCAATGGCAACAATACCCAAATGA
- the rplT gene encoding 50S ribosomal protein L20 codes for MTRVKRGNVARKRRKKILKLAKGFRGSHSTLFRTANQRVMKALRNSYRDRKKRKRDFRRLWITRINAAARLHGMSYSQLIGNLKKADVQLNRKMLAQLAVLDPASFTKVAELATQAKG; via the coding sequence ATGACAAGGGTAAAACGCGGTAACGTTGCTCGCAAGCGCCGCAAAAAAATTCTCAAACTAGCTAAAGGTTTTCGCGGTTCTCACTCAACTCTGTTTAGAACTGCCAATCAGCGAGTGATGAAGGCGCTGAGGAATTCCTATCGCGATCGCAAAAAGCGCAAACGCGATTTCCGCCGCCTGTGGATTACTCGCATTAACGCGGCTGCACGCCTACACGGTATGAGCTACAGCCAGTTGATCGGCAATCTTAAAAAAGCAGATGTCCAACTCAACCGCAAAATGTTGGCGCAATTGGCAGTCCTCGATCCAGCAAGCTTCACCAAAGTAGCTGAATTAGCAACTCAAGCAAAAGGATAA
- a CDS encoding DUF1995 family protein, which produces MAELPNSLEDAIAQAREATKAALADGYKRIQIEFLFPELKPIPVAGQFLSVFAEYGSKLKVFFPDAGGAALASREWTDVPFKILDIGTGRLSLEKKIEPEDEIFFLIAPTVVEVGEVEKMAQLVGDRPIIILNPRLEDLGAVGIGYAARQLRDRFISTIEKCYYLRPVDNETAVFRCYPSQWEVWSENSGEYQKIAELPKKPSGDELDLILAKQASASATPGTPVAKQPNMFKGLQRFLRALRN; this is translated from the coding sequence ATGGCAGAACTTCCAAACAGTCTTGAAGATGCGATCGCTCAAGCCCGCGAGGCAACTAAGGCAGCACTAGCAGATGGGTACAAGCGCATACAAATTGAGTTTTTGTTTCCAGAACTCAAACCAATACCCGTAGCAGGGCAATTTCTGTCAGTTTTTGCAGAATATGGTTCCAAACTCAAGGTTTTCTTTCCCGATGCTGGCGGAGCAGCCCTTGCGAGTCGGGAGTGGACGGATGTGCCATTTAAAATTTTGGACATAGGCACTGGTAGATTGTCTTTGGAGAAAAAAATTGAGCCAGAGGACGAAATTTTCTTTCTGATTGCTCCTACTGTCGTAGAAGTAGGGGAAGTCGAAAAAATGGCTCAATTGGTTGGCGATCGCCCTATTATTATCTTGAATCCGCGCTTGGAAGATTTAGGAGCCGTGGGCATTGGTTATGCAGCGAGGCAGTTACGCGATCGCTTTATCAGTACAATTGAGAAATGCTATTATCTTCGCCCTGTAGATAATGAAACCGCAGTCTTTCGCTGTTATCCAAGTCAGTGGGAAGTCTGGTCAGAAAATAGTGGGGAGTATCAAAAGATTGCTGAACTCCCGAAAAAGCCCTCTGGAGATGAACTGGATCTTATCCTGGCTAAACAAGCTTCTGCATCTGCAACACCAGGTACACCAGTTGCGAAACAGCCCAATATGTTTAAAGGTTTGCAACGTTTCTTACGTGCGTTAAGGAATTAA
- the rpmI gene encoding 50S ribosomal protein L35 gives MPKLKTRKAAAKRFRATGSGKIVRRKAFKNHLLEHKSSNKKRKLSKMVVVHESDAENVRGMLPYL, from the coding sequence ATGCCGAAACTAAAAACTCGTAAAGCTGCGGCAAAAAGATTTCGCGCCACTGGTAGTGGCAAAATCGTGCGCCGTAAAGCTTTCAAAAATCACCTCTTAGAACACAAAAGTTCTAATAAAAAGCGGAAACTGTCCAAAATGGTAGTTGTCCACGAAAGCGATGCAGAAAATGTACGCGGAATGCTTCCTTATTTGTAA
- a CDS encoding zinc-dependent metalloprotease — protein sequence MKKFTFYVVLLHCLFLGMSSARATDEKPDVTQATDGVDRLSVKKTDILSATKYADTSSRTGLKRDQVWVLDQKKPQAQRQPFTWVVNNTKKVGQQPFIQVQKNLDKSEATSEKAGSTAKPAPKEEFEAFDKVIKDTEKLEGLFTLYRNKEQNKIYLEIKPTQLSKNYLATATLESGIGEAGIYSGMPLQDFLFYFQRMNKNVQFVVRNVNFRAREGDPQQRSLARSFSDSVLYSIPIKSIHPQRKTILIDLGELLLTDLAGLSYSLGISPSTDKSYFGNAKAFPLNMEVESVLNFSSSSGSDSSMFRYASLPDSRGFSLRVHYSFSQLPDNGYRPRLADERVGYFISAHQDLSDDDRKEPFVRYINRWHLEKQDPKAAISPPKKPIVFWIDNAIPLEYRDAVKEGVLMWNKAFEKVGFKDALQVRQMPDDATWDPADIRYNTIRWINTVDGYFALGPSRVNPLTGEILDADILVDGSFVRALKGEYHKIVQPNQTQARTPLSSLMQERLLCNSGFDTKNNETSNKNEATEGFTNRLSQLAGAFDLCYGMEAANQFAFGSMAMSLLQDAPPSSEQIKNYIHQYLRLIIAHEVGHTLGLRHNFRGSTLLAPEQMNNTDLTRSKGLISSVMDYIPPNIAPKGTKQGDYFPSMVGIYDEWVVQYGYTPLPAASTTAEKPFLEKIASESYKPELSYSTDEDVLDLDPTSNAWDNSSNVLAYSQGQLDNARLMWERLNKSYPSAGESFSDVKERFGTVFSSYVQNIYYTSKYIGGQSFYRVHAGNPQGQLPFQPVPVEQQRQALEILQKYVFAEDALIFPPDLLNKLAPSRWRHWGSTPRTGRLDYPIHDLVLFMQGSVLTDLLSSDRLSRLKDLELKSEPEKALTLPELFDTLQNGIWSEVLKPNGKPLKISSLRRGLQREYLDLLMSMVLRKKNVPEDARTLAWYKLRQLNEKLDGANSNDDYTKAHLLETRDRINKALNAQLETK from the coding sequence ATGAAAAAATTTACCTTTTATGTTGTTTTGTTGCATTGCTTATTTTTAGGAATGTCATCTGCTAGAGCAACGGATGAGAAACCAGATGTAACGCAAGCAACAGATGGGGTGGATAGGTTATCTGTGAAAAAAACAGATATATTATCCGCTACAAAGTATGCTGACACATCCTCTCGCACGGGGCTAAAGCGAGACCAAGTCTGGGTTCTTGACCAAAAAAAACCGCAAGCACAACGCCAACCTTTTACTTGGGTTGTTAATAATACTAAGAAAGTCGGACAGCAACCTTTTATACAAGTACAGAAAAATTTAGATAAGTCTGAAGCAACAAGTGAAAAAGCAGGCTCTACTGCAAAACCTGCACCGAAGGAGGAATTTGAAGCCTTTGACAAAGTAATTAAAGATACTGAAAAGCTCGAAGGATTGTTTACTCTATACCGAAATAAAGAACAGAATAAGATATATCTAGAAATTAAACCGACTCAATTAAGTAAAAATTACTTAGCTACAGCAACATTGGAATCTGGTATTGGTGAAGCTGGGATCTACAGTGGTATGCCCTTACAAGACTTCTTATTTTACTTTCAACGGATGAATAAAAATGTCCAATTTGTAGTTCGTAATGTGAATTTTCGCGCTCGTGAAGGAGATCCCCAACAGCGATCGCTCGCCCGTTCTTTCAGTGATTCAGTTCTTTACTCCATACCAATCAAAAGCATCCATCCACAGCGCAAAACCATACTTATAGACTTAGGCGAACTTCTACTCACAGATTTAGCAGGATTATCTTATAGTTTGGGGATTTCCCCAAGCACGGACAAGTCATATTTTGGGAATGCTAAAGCCTTCCCTCTCAACATGGAAGTTGAGTCAGTTTTAAATTTCTCCAGTTCTAGCGGTAGCGACAGCAGCATGTTCCGTTATGCCTCCCTACCAGATAGCCGTGGATTTAGCTTGCGCGTTCACTACAGTTTCTCTCAACTTCCAGACAACGGTTACCGCCCACGCCTAGCAGATGAGCGAGTCGGTTATTTTATTAGCGCTCATCAAGACCTGTCCGATGACGATCGCAAAGAACCTTTCGTCCGCTATATCAACCGATGGCATCTAGAAAAACAAGATCCCAAAGCAGCTATTTCACCACCTAAAAAACCAATTGTTTTTTGGATTGACAACGCAATTCCCCTAGAGTACCGAGATGCTGTGAAAGAAGGCGTCCTCATGTGGAATAAAGCCTTTGAAAAAGTTGGATTCAAAGATGCGCTCCAAGTTCGTCAGATGCCAGATGATGCGACTTGGGACCCTGCTGATATACGTTACAACACCATTCGATGGATCAACACGGTAGATGGTTATTTTGCTTTAGGGCCATCTCGCGTCAATCCCTTGACTGGAGAAATTTTAGATGCTGATATTCTCGTTGATGGCAGCTTTGTAAGAGCACTTAAGGGAGAATATCACAAAATCGTCCAACCCAACCAAACACAAGCCCGAACTCCCCTATCATCATTGATGCAGGAACGCCTGCTTTGCAACAGTGGTTTCGACACTAAGAACAATGAGACTTCCAACAAAAACGAAGCAACAGAGGGATTCACTAACCGCCTGTCACAATTAGCTGGCGCATTCGATCTCTGCTACGGAATGGAAGCAGCCAACCAGTTTGCTTTTGGTTCCATGGCAATGTCACTCTTACAAGACGCGCCTCCGAGTAGCGAACAGATAAAAAACTATATCCATCAGTATTTACGTCTTATTATTGCTCATGAAGTTGGACATACCTTAGGGTTAAGGCATAACTTCCGTGGAAGTACTTTGCTTGCTCCCGAACAAATGAACAACACCGATCTCACCCGAAGCAAGGGTCTCATCTCATCAGTAATGGACTACATTCCACCTAATATTGCACCTAAAGGAACCAAGCAGGGTGATTATTTTCCCAGTATGGTAGGTATTTATGATGAGTGGGTGGTTCAATACGGTTACACGCCTCTACCTGCTGCATCCACAACTGCTGAAAAGCCATTTTTAGAAAAGATTGCCAGTGAATCTTACAAACCCGAATTAAGTTACTCCACAGACGAAGATGTTTTAGACCTCGACCCAACTTCTAATGCATGGGATAATAGCAGTAACGTCCTGGCATATTCTCAGGGACAATTAGATAATGCACGGTTAATGTGGGAACGCCTTAACAAGAGTTACCCCAGTGCAGGTGAAAGTTTTAGTGATGTCAAAGAACGATTTGGCACCGTATTTAGTAGTTATGTCCAGAATATTTACTATACTTCAAAATACATTGGCGGTCAGTCTTTCTACAGAGTTCATGCAGGCAATCCCCAAGGGCAATTACCCTTTCAACCCGTACCTGTAGAGCAGCAACGGCAAGCACTAGAGATTTTGCAAAAATATGTCTTTGCTGAAGATGCTTTGATTTTCCCACCAGATCTGCTGAATAAATTAGCACCATCTCGCTGGCGTCACTGGGGAAGCACACCCCGAACGGGTCGCTTGGATTATCCAATTCACGATTTGGTATTATTTATGCAAGGTTCCGTGTTAACCGATTTGCTTTCAAGCGATCGCCTTTCCCGTCTTAAAGACCTCGAATTGAAAAGCGAACCTGAAAAAGCACTGACTTTACCAGAACTATTTGATACCTTACAAAATGGAATTTGGAGTGAGGTGCTCAAACCAAACGGTAAACCCCTCAAAATATCTAGCTTGCGTCGAGGTTTGCAGAGAGAATATCTTGACCTTTTAATGAGTATGGTATTGCGGAAGAAGAATGTCCCAGAAGATGCTCGCACGCTTGCTTGGTATAAATTGCGACAATTAAATGAAAAGTTGGATGGAGCAAATTCCAATGATGATTACACCAAGGCTCATTTGCTAGAAACACGTGACAGAATTAACAAAGCTTTAAATGCTCAGTTAGAGACAAAGTAG
- a CDS encoding glycosyltransferase family 39 protein: MINRKFLHYLFLTAVIFLGAILRFWHLDLKPLWMDEVITAIFSLGKNYNGFPLDKVFPLQSLQEMFTFQTGRNCFQITKTVATQSTHPPLFFCGMYTWLSWLAPLGEEWVAKLRSPSALFGVGAIVTIYYVNRIAFSPFAGLVAAALMAVSPFAVYLSQEARHYTLPMFLITLALLGLVQIQKDMEKRQTIRFVVWTGWAIVNVIGLYVHYFFALAFVAQIVTLLLLMYWRRKKIVNQRQTWLAILLYSTGVAISFLPWLAIVLYHFGRAETDWIEPPQNIAPLFQTLINWVLMVIALPVENQPLPILLISGLLMLSFTFWISWQLFKGFRQLWYTPSTQTSTLVLLTFCGCVLLEFFVIAYFLGKDITNVPRYSFVYYPSWCALIAASLAQKEKYEQKTRIQKNKITLSSPLICFLVGIICSIFVVSNFVFQKPFQPEQVAKNMNQDPSTSLMVVMAYRNYQDIALGLSFALALEPLRNEKTEKITPLQCSSSGDQCPKSYFAFFKQSLAFTSVWQKLSQLPALEVDKLNLWIIGPGRKRIDYLHHVAISPQISCTIDSNEHYRIGIPYQLYRCNQ, encoded by the coding sequence ATGATAAATCGTAAATTCCTACATTATCTGTTTTTGACTGCGGTAATATTTTTGGGTGCTATCTTGCGCTTTTGGCATTTGGATTTAAAACCTCTGTGGATGGATGAAGTCATCACTGCTATCTTTAGCTTGGGGAAGAATTACAATGGTTTTCCTTTAGATAAAGTGTTTCCGCTTCAAAGTTTGCAGGAAATGTTTACCTTTCAAACGGGGAGAAATTGTTTTCAAATTACCAAAACTGTCGCTACCCAATCTACGCATCCACCACTTTTTTTCTGTGGAATGTATACCTGGTTAAGTTGGCTCGCTCCGTTGGGAGAAGAGTGGGTGGCAAAATTGCGATCGCCATCTGCATTATTTGGTGTTGGTGCTATTGTCACTATATATTACGTAAATCGGATCGCCTTTTCTCCATTTGCTGGATTAGTCGCAGCTGCATTGATGGCTGTTTCTCCCTTTGCTGTCTACCTTTCCCAAGAAGCACGTCACTACACCTTACCCATGTTCCTCATCACTTTAGCTTTACTGGGGCTGGTACAAATTCAAAAGGATATGGAAAAGCGTCAGACAATCCGGTTTGTTGTTTGGACTGGGTGGGCAATTGTGAACGTCATCGGTCTTTACGTACATTACTTTTTTGCTCTTGCCTTTGTTGCCCAAATTGTAACGCTACTGTTGTTAATGTATTGGCGCAGAAAAAAGATAGTCAATCAACGCCAAACCTGGTTAGCAATCCTGCTCTATTCTACTGGAGTGGCAATAAGTTTTTTACCCTGGTTAGCGATCGTGCTTTATCATTTTGGTCGTGCTGAAACTGACTGGATAGAACCTCCCCAAAATATTGCACCTCTGTTTCAAACTCTCATCAATTGGGTATTGATGGTCATTGCTTTACCAGTTGAAAATCAGCCCCTCCCAATTTTATTGATATCTGGGTTGCTCATGCTATCTTTCACGTTTTGGATAAGTTGGCAACTCTTCAAAGGTTTTCGACAACTATGGTATACACCATCAACGCAAACAAGCACATTAGTTTTGTTAACTTTCTGTGGTTGCGTATTATTAGAATTTTTTGTTATTGCCTATTTCTTAGGAAAAGATATTACCAACGTTCCAAGGTATAGCTTTGTTTACTATCCCAGTTGGTGTGCTTTAATAGCTGCAAGTCTTGCTCAAAAAGAGAAATATGAACAAAAAACAAGAATTCAAAAAAATAAGATTACTCTTTCTTCACCCTTAATTTGTTTTCTTGTCGGTATTATCTGTAGTATTTTCGTTGTTTCCAACTTCGTTTTTCAAAAACCTTTTCAGCCCGAACAAGTAGCAAAGAATATGAATCAAGACCCCTCTACTTCACTCATGGTTGTTATGGCATATAGAAATTACCAAGATATTGCCTTAGGGTTAAGCTTTGCTTTGGCACTTGAACCCCTTAGGAATGAAAAAACGGAAAAAATAACTCCACTTCAATGCTCAAGCTCCGGTGACCAATGTCCTAAATCCTACTTTGCCTTTTTCAAGCAGTCACTCGCTTTTACCTCTGTGTGGCAAAAACTTTCTCAACTTCCCGCATTAGAAGTAGATAAGCTTAATCTTTGGATTATCGGACCGGGACGAAAACGGATAGATTATCTTCATCACGTGGCGATTTCCCCTCAAATCAGTTGCACAATAGATTCTAATGAGCACTATCGTATTGGTATTCCCTATCAATTGTATCGTTGTAATCAGTGA